A genomic segment from Syntrophales bacterium encodes:
- a CDS encoding DUF456 domain-containing protein produces MSPLEITGLTVFILVLFAGIFSTVFGLPGTLIILFDVILYALCTGFERIGFKIIAVLFIIVLLAETLDFALLMAGAARFRMSKGMIWASVACGFIGAMLLTPAFLGLGAVAGTFLGGFAGMLTVELIRQHRLKPAFRTGYRAIMGRSAGILLKGFSALVMTVITLSNVYS; encoded by the coding sequence AGGATTGACCGTTTTTATTCTTGTGCTGTTCGCAGGTATCTTCTCCACTGTTTTTGGTTTACCGGGAACGCTGATCATCCTCTTTGACGTTATCCTCTATGCCCTGTGTACCGGTTTTGAGAGGATCGGTTTTAAGATTATCGCCGTTCTGTTTATTATTGTCCTACTGGCGGAAACCCTCGATTTTGCGCTGCTGATGGCGGGTGCGGCGAGATTCAGAATGTCAAAGGGGATGATCTGGGCTTCCGTTGCCTGTGGCTTCATTGGCGCCATGCTGTTGACTCCTGCTTTCCTTGGCCTTGGTGCCGTTGCCGGGACCTTTCTCGGTGGCTTTGCCGGTATGTTGACCGTGGAGCTGATCCGACAGCACAGGCTGAAACCTGCATTCAGGACTGGCTACAGAGCTATAATGGGCAGAAGCGCCGGGATTCTACTAAAAGGCTTTTCTGCCCTCGTAATGACCGTTATTACTTTGTCAAATGTATACTCTTAG
- the lepB gene encoding signal peptidase I — protein sequence MSKTKSRVREYAEAIVIAILIAFFIRSFVVQAFKIPSGSMKPTLLIGDHILVNRFIYGIKIPYFRKALIPIGDPKRGDIVVFIYPEDRSKDFIKRVIGVGGDTIEIRNKKIYLNSLPCNDTHGVYTDDFIIPGSIQPRDNFGPVTVPRGSIFVMGDNRDQSYDSRFWGFVDLKDVLGKAFIIYWSWDRENHDLRWNRLGQILH from the coding sequence ATGAGCAAAACAAAATCCAGGGTTCGGGAATACGCAGAGGCGATCGTAATTGCCATCCTGATTGCCTTTTTCATCAGATCCTTTGTTGTCCAGGCCTTTAAGATACCATCCGGGTCCATGAAGCCTACCCTGCTCATTGGCGATCATATCTTGGTGAACAGATTTATTTACGGTATCAAGATACCCTATTTCAGAAAGGCACTTATTCCCATCGGTGATCCCAAAAGGGGAGATATTGTAGTGTTTATATATCCTGAGGATAGATCAAAGGATTTCATCAAAAGGGTCATCGGTGTCGGAGGCGATACCATTGAAATCAGGAACAAGAAGATCTATCTGAACAGCCTACCCTGTAACGACACCCACGGTGTTTATACCGATGATTTCATCATCCCCGGTTCGATCCAGCCCCGTGACAATTTCGGGCCGGTTACCGTCCCCAGGGGTTCCATTTTCGTCATGGGAGATAACAGAGACCAGAGCTACGATAGCAGATTCTGGGGGTTTGTAGACCTGAAAGATGTCCTGGGAAAGGCCTTTATTATCTACTGGTCATGGGACCGGGAAAACCATGATCTCCGGTGGAACAGGTTAGGGCAAATCCTCCATTAA